In Lolium rigidum isolate FL_2022 chromosome 3, APGP_CSIRO_Lrig_0.1, whole genome shotgun sequence, the genomic window ATATATATAATGGCGGGGTAGCGAGATTTGCTAGTTCTGAGCTAACTGAGAACTAAGTTTATGCTCAGTCAATTTTTAACCATTGAATTGCGTCGTGATTCATGCATATGGTGAGTTAGTTGTACTACCATAAATTGTAACTGAGATTTAATGACATTATTTGACTGAGAACGAAGATAGAGAGTTATAACAATCCTAAGCATAGATTAAAAAAGAGAGAGACCAAGATAGAGAGTTACCTCAACATACGTTGATTCCAACAATTCCCTTTGGTCGGGTGGTTCATGTAATTGACGCCCTCGCAGACGTCGGTGCCGCACGGGATGGTGCGGTGCGGGGTGGGGCAGCTGGCTAGCCAGAGTAGTGGGCCAGCGAGATCGAGGAGCAGCGGCACCCCGCCGACCTTGATGACGATGGTGTAGAGGGAGGTGGTGGCGTCCTTTCTGACGCGCGCCACGATGGGCTTGTGATCATCGGTGGCTGTCGCGCACGGGGGCGAGCACAGCAGCACCGAGATCGCGAGCAGCGCCGCGAGCGCAGCCGCCGAGCTGCGGTATAGCGACATAGCTTCTGGCGCGAGGACTAGTTGGTACTTGGTAGTAGAACTTTCTGAGCCAAAGAGTAGCTATTGGATGCATTGCTTTGATGAACGTCGATGTGCTTGTTATATAGCGGTAGAGTGCGAGTGATAACAATAATTTTGGCTCTGTATCTATTGGGGTGGAGGTCAACTTGAGCTGGATGCAGAGCTAGCTTGGGAGAGAGGACCGGGAGGTATAGCCCGCCGTACAGGAGGAACGCTGAATATGTTCCAGTTTCGACGAAACGGCGTCGAACAAGGCCGGCCATGGAGTAGCCGCGGGCGGCGGGAGGGCGGTGTCAACTTCTAATTAACACTTTGCGCGTCTTCCCGAGGCTAGCTTGGAAGAGTAGAGGGATCCAAGATAGGCCTCGAGCTTGGCAGTGCATCCGCGCGGACACCGTGATCTGATCGTGGCGAATACCGAGGATGCCAACGTGCACTTTTGTCAACGGCCCTGTGTTGAATGGATACTGTTCATGCCGTGCATTGACTGTGACCATGCCCTAGCTCGATGATCTGGTATAACTGCACGGGTGCTCGCACCGAGAGGACATGATACAGTTTAGGGATtgttttgattcaaaggatttttaAAAGAATTTATTTAAATATTTCTTAGAATTTTTACATATATGAAGTTTTCCTATAAAGATCATTTGATTCAAAAGGATCAAATACTCCAAAAAAAATATGAATTGCTTTCCTATACTACAATCACATAAGATTTTCTGAGGTTATAACTCTTAAAAAAAATCCTATGTGTCTATGACACCTATGGCATGTACTCACTTTTTATAGATTTTTTCTGCGTTTTTCCTGTGGTGCAACCAAACAACTTTTGCAACTAATTAGTACATTTTTATGAGAAAACCGAAACTGATCCCGGGTGCAcatgcacccggtatgtataaacTATATTTCAAAGATgtaaaaaaattaggaaaaattTCGTATGTAGAGAGACATGTTCGATGTGTGCACGTAAAGATTCACATAAAACCGACTATTTttataccctgtgtaaaaaagacaaatagtgCCTCGAGAgagagactattttagcaccataaatttgttttttttttcacagggcacaaaacatatcggtttttgctaaaataactttgtgagcatgtaacatatcaaggtatacacgaggcatttttATTTGCACTTTTTGGAAATTtgtaaatatgtttaatatgcattttaaataaagagtgcatatgcacccgggtgcagaaacacgcTGTCCATTTTTTATTCCTATAGAATTTCGCATACCATGACGTACTATTCCTTCGTTTTTCATATTCCTGTGCTTTTGAAATCCTTTGAATGGAATAGAACTAATAAAGCTTCCCGCGAGCGCTTTCCCCGTCCTTGAAGCTGCTCCCTCTATCACTTGCTTTCAACCTTTGGCTCAGATCCATGACATCCCGGTGGGTAACTCTCGCAAGCCTAGTAGTGGCAACGCCCTGTTACACATAGGATGTGATTGGTTGCTCGGAATATCGTTTTGTGGCTCCATGGATGCAAAAATTGGCAGTTTGATTGGCAACCGTTTTCCACGTTCTTGGCTAGCATGAACTTTAAAGTACCCTCGGACCTGCCCCGGGAGGAACGCACGAATTGTATGTGTTCACTTGTTCATGTTTGTCTTTCACTATACACCGCAGACATTCCATGCATATGTACATCATCAAATTTGAGAATAAGGTCATGGCAAAACACTTCTATTTTTGTAGTACCTTTTGTAAGTTACCCACGCTATGATATGTTCTTCCTATATTTCACTGATGATTATTTATGTATGAAAATTATTCGTGGTGCGCGCTATATATTCATATCCCCTTTTGGTAATTTCATTCTTATAATTAGTTTCAGTTTGTTCGTGGAATTGACTCCCCTTTTGGTAATTTCATTCTTATAACTAGTTTCAATTTGTTCGTAAAATGGACACATCTTTCTCGCAAACTCAAGTTGCTTTACAGCAGGAAGATGCTGAATATGGGTCGGACGGATTCTGCATTACAAtatgataactctaatgatgatgAGCTGCCTGTTTTTGACCCTAAAATCGTGCATAAGCAGCCAGAAAAGGAGAAGAGGTAGTGAAAGCCTAGAAGTTCAAGCAAGTTGCCAAATGAGACCAAAGTGATAACCGTTGTCAATACCCAATGTGTTCCTACCAACCAGACAAGGTTGCAAGTGAGTACAACATGTCGGTAGGCCTATCATTCGGAACGATGTAAGAATCACATGCATGTATTTGAAGTCGAAAAATAACAAAATCATGAGGGAACCACTCTTGAACAAGTTGTTCACCATATACAAGTTCGAGTTTGAAGGTGCTGAAGATAAAATAAAGAGAATTGCAGATAGAGCCATGTGCACGATGATAAAAGCATTGGGCATGTGGCATAACATGGCAAAtaaaaataaggataatgattTCAATACCTTCGTACTCAGAAGATGGTGTAAAATATACGAGGAGGACTGGAAGATGTTCATTACATACAATTCCGAAGATGAATTCAAGAAATTGAGTGAGTGGGGGGAGGGGGGATACGGGAGAAGAACAAGATAAACCACATGCTCGGCAGTCGTGGTTACACCAGGAAAAAGAAAGTGTGGGAAAATGAGGACATAGCCGAGAAAAAAGTTGGAAGACAACAACCACCTTTCTCGTATATCCGTGCAGGGTATGGAAGGGACTTTGTTAGGGCCCGCGCAAAAATTAACAAGGAGACGGATGAACCGACCTTTAGAAGCCCTCATGCAGTGTGGTTGCACAATAAACTGGTTAGCTTTTAACTACGAATTCACATTACACATTTTTTATCTAGCTTATATCCCCTTGGTTAGCTTGTTACGCTGTGAACATTAAACTGTTTAAACATCTACGTATGCTATATACATGCATGTTACTATCCAGTTAAACCTGAATCGTTTTATTTGCCAAAAAAATGATCGGAGGATCCTCAAAGTTCCCATGAACTTGCCGCTACCGAGAGGTGGCATGATGATCTGGCATGGCTCTTACCGGGACAGAGGCTCGTGGCTGTGTGAGGGGCGCCAACCTTGGATTCATGGGACGGCCATTTTTTGAATCCAAGAAAGATGCCCTCCTCAGTGATAAAATCACAACATGATAGCAGTTGAATTGGATAGAATATGTGTGGGACAAAGACTTCCACCCGCACCTCATGATACCGAGATATTTCGTGGATTAACCGAGGCCACCCCTTCCCAGGCCGTTCAAAGGAGTTGCATTGCCTCCGTCTAAGGGGTTACCGAAAAGCATCCAAGTCCATTTGACGATATCCCTGTAAGCGTATGCTCAACCCCATTGTTGGAATAGTACTGATTATTCTATTATGTCTgaaatatttgcaacatatattacACATGAAAACGCCATGTGTTGTCTACAGGTCGAATTGCTTGATGTGAACAAGATGGTGGTTGCACAAGgattagtgcaaccaaaaacaACGGAGGAGAAAATACACTGTGTACATTTACAAACATGCATGGTGAGGGTTGCGGTGACTGAGGTGCCCAAGGGCCCAGACCTTATGTTACCTGAAGATAACTCACGCAGCCAACCCACAACGTGTCACACTTGGTCAGTGCATGGGTTATCTCATCAAGTGGCAGAAGTCAAACATTAAGTTGTCTGCAACATCCAGTCAATCATACAGCCGCCAGCCAGTAGAGTGACTCCAATAGGTCCATCACCTATTGGTATCTTTGCACCTCAAACTTTTGAGAATGATGACGCCAACGGTGCAGGCGGTGACATGGTTGTAGACAAAGAGATACTTGTTGGAGACACGTTGCTCCCCCTCCGCCGCACCAGCCTGCCACAAATACCAAGCCGTGTACTTCAGCAGTTCCTGAAAAGGGGTGCAACTCTTCGGTCGATGGGCCTGCAATGGCCGTCAATAATAGGACGAACCGCAACAGTCAgtcagctggacatggagaagcGTAAGAAGAAAAAGTCGAATCATATAACCATATAAAGTGCATCTATGACCCAGAAAGGACATCATGCAATAGGTCCATATCGGACCCGAAGTCCGGGAGATGCGTCGCAAACTTGAGAATCTAGAATTCAAGGAACACATCGCCCATTTAACATTCAATGTGCCAGAGGAATTCGCTTCCTAGGGCTTGGCGGGAAAGTCCACTATGAAGTTCATGGATATTGATAACATGTTGGACCAGAGTGTGCTTAATGCTGTGCTTGTCAAGCTTTGATCGATGTACCAAGCCAGTTGTTGTAGACGAAGGAATGTCGTATGCATAATCATTGATCCTTATCACTTCAACATGGACAACATTAGGATAGAAAAAAGCATCGATATAATGGCAGAGACCCTATACAATGCATTTCTAGTTCATAAAGACAAGAACTACCTCCTTGTGCCCTACAAGATCCACTAAGTCCTTCTCATCCTAAATGTGTACTAACTATTTCTTCTAAGCTCACGGAAATAAACCTATTTGGAgttacaagtacatgcatgtactACTTTATATATGCATATGCTGATTTAAGAAAGCTCACTTGCATGTCCATCTATGAAACAAGCACacacttggtttttttttttttttttttttttttgcattttgccTTGTGACTGTTTAGCAAAAAGGTGTGATCGACTTGGTGTGCAGTCTGGTTTCTATTCTTAATATTTTTTTGTAGTTCATGGGAAGCATTTTCTTCCATATTATGTCTTGGTATTCTGATATATCACATTGAGTATTATAtattttaagcttggggaggtgtcGGTACTACTACATCACGTGGTTGCTTAATTAGCTGAGCACAATCTTGTTCTACTTTGCTTGCAAAAGTAcaggccattgtgaagatatgtcatATGTGGATATCAGCCACATGAATATATGGATGAGGCTATCATCCATGTGAAGATAAGCTATCGGCCACGTGAAGATAATGATCTATTTCTGTGATATTATTGTTTACAGACCTTCGAACTTGTTGATCTACAAACTCCAAAAGAGGTGATAGTTTTATGTCACAAGATGTTACTGTATTCAAATTATGTATACGTGCTAGAAACGAAATGCGTGAATATGAGTATATCTGTACTTTAGGCCAGCCTAAATTGTATTAATACAACAATAAATTATTGTGTTCATGTAAATCAACCAGCAAACCATGGTGAATTGTATTAATACAgaaatattttattattttatactccctccgtttcttagCATAGGGCGTaaataatttttcaaaatttCGCGTAGAATAAGGCGCATGATGTGCTTTACAGGTTTTCTCTCAAAACTACCCCTCTTATCTGTTTCCATTGACCTTAAAATTTGGGAGTGGAGCAGTAATTTGGGGCCCTGCCATTGGCGCTTCATGGCACGTCGTGCGGCATGATGAGTAAAAATCGGGACAGGAGCAGTTAATGGGGCGCTGTTATTGGGCATGCATGCGAGTGGATAGTTATTCGTTGCTTGCAGAGAAAATCAAGGAAATCAAGGAAACAACTCACAAAAGAGAGCTAAGACTATTTATAGTCGGAGTAATATAGGTAGTATCATTACAAATTCTAAAACATTTTGGTGACATAACATAACAATAGATAAAGAAAGAGACTGAGAGGATAACTAACTATGTTACTGCAACATCACACTTCCTAATACAAGTTGAGTCTACAACCTAATAAATATGACCTTGCATTATGTCACATATATATTACTACTCACAATAGAGGTAGTAACATAAAGTAGTAAGAGTACATGTTACTACTGTATGTTAAGAAACAAATCTCACAATTTATTAGGGGTACATTTGGAAAGACTAGCAATCGCTCAACTCTCCTTAATCAGCGTGCCAAAAGAATTACGCCCTATGCATTGAAACGGATAGAGTGTCAAGATGTTGTTGGTGATGTGTCAACTGCTCATACAAGTGCTAGTGTTTTTGAAACTTCTCCTACATATGCTACTGGAGCTCATCCTCTCTCCCAACAAGGATACCTCCGACTAGAGCGCGGCGAACCAAGGATCTCTAGGTGGTGGGATAACTACGGTGGTTAGGATGGCAAAGCGATTGCCACCCATGGTTGTGCTAGGCCTCCCGACACATATCTAGATGACGGTGGCCAAGGACGACGTTCGAACATCGAACGTCGAGGTGATGGCCTCAGGTGCATGCTATGGTGGATGAGCCACCATGGTCATGGGGGTAGTGTTGTGGTCGGCTGTGGCGATGGGGTGCAGCAGATTCGGGTATCACCACCTGGATCCATTTGGCAGTGGTCGTTGTGTCCTTTCCTTCAATGATGATATAAATAACTCTTCTACTTATGGCGTGGCCCCCTGCGTTAGTGTACCAACTTAAGGTTTAGTGGCCTTGCCGAAGTGAAAACCACACCTTGGCGATGCTGAGGATAACTGTGACCCATGTGCGCCTCTTCTTCTCCACGGAGATGATGTCATTGCCCTAACTGTGTTGCCTACTTTATAGGAAGTATGGGAAATCCTAGGTCTATCTTGACAGAGGAGGAGCAACGGCGCCATGGCATCATCCCTTCCTTGGAAGCGTTAGCGAAGCCCATAGTTACTTTCTAGTTTTTGGTCATCGTGCCCCAGGTTATGGGCTTCTAAGGCGCACGACGTTGATCACGACATGGCCCTGGCGTCCTGTGTGTCCCACCTCCAAGTCATAGTGAAGACGAGTTATTTGATTTATTATAGTAGCGTAGCAGGTGGGGTTTTTATATGAAATACTATATCCATGCCAAATAACttgtatttttgaaaaaaaacgaTATGATTTACCTCTCTGTTTTGTATTGTAGAAAAAATATTACAATATATTTCTTTCATTTCATGCGGAAGACAATTATTATTTTTTTCAACGCGAACCCACCAAGTGGGATCGATTCCCGTTATAGTTCTTAACAGAAAGAGCTACGCCAAACCATCCATGTGCAAGCAGAAATAAACGCCGCCTAGTGCTAGCGTCAGGTGGGAACCAAGCTCAACGGAGTTCTGGATCAAAAGAACAAAGCTAGGGGGTTTTAAGAAACTAGTAGGTATCATAACAGCTCCCATACTTAAAAAATAAAAGTATCGTCTAGCATCCATTATAGACGAGCTTGAGGCTTTTGCGGAAATTAGGCCGCTCACCGCACAAGAAATTGAGCTTAAAAGCCAATCGAATGCGGAGATAGCAAAACTTCTGCTAGAGGAAGAGCTTAAGTGGTACCAAAGATCTAAGACCCAATTTATTTTTGAAGGGGATTCGAATACAAGATACTTTCATAGCATTGCCAATGGTAGACATAGGAAGAACTTATTCGTTCTCTGATTCAGGAAGAGGGCACGATTGAAGGTCATGAGAATCTTAAATCTTATATTACTAATTATTACAAATGTTTGTTTGACGTCCCTGAGGTTTTTTATGGATGAGTTTAGAACAGTGGATATTCCTCAGGTTTCGGATGAGGAAAATAACTTACTTAGTGCACCTTATTCGGAGGAGGAAGTAAATAAGGCTATTTTCTAAATGGAGCACAACAAAGCCACTGGTCCTGATGGCTTTTCATCTGACTTCTATCAGTCTTTCTGGGAAGTTCTTAAAATGGACCTGTTGGAGTTGTTTAGTTCTCTCCATTCCGAACAGCTTGAGTTGTTCCGTCTGAATTTTGGCGATATAATTCTATTCCTaaattaatgaggcagaaaggatccaacaatatcgACCTATATGCCTTCTTAATGTTATCTTCAAAAATTTCACTAAAGTTGCCACGATTAGATTGAACTCAATAGATGATCGTCTAGTTCGTCTTTCTCAGACTACTTTTATGCATGGACGTAAAATCCTAGATGGGGTGGTGATCCTTCATGAAACAGTCGATGAACTACATTGCAAAAATCTGAATGGGGTCATATAAAAAATTGACTTTGAGAATGCTTaattatgataaagttaaatggtcttttcttcaacaaactCTCAAAATGAAATGTTTTTCTCATGAGTGACGTGCTTTAATTCATAACTTCGTCTCGGGAGGAAGTGTTACCACTAAAGTCAATGACGACGTTGGCAAATACTTCTAGAGCAAGAAGGGACTCAGACAGGGCGATCCATTGTCATcaatgctatttaatatagtggctaATATGCTCGCTGGCATGATTGAACGCGCTAAgtctgatggccagattgaaggtaTGAATCGTTGATGGTGGATTATCCATTCTTCAGTACACCGACGATATGATtatttttatggaacatgatatCGAGAAAGCAATGAATCTGAAGTTGATATATACTTTCAACATTTGATCAAATTATCGGGTCTAAAATAAATTTGTATAAGAGTGAGCTTTATTGTTTTGGCGAGGCTAAAGACCAGGTTGACCTGTATGCCAACCTTTTTGGTTGCGGGCGAGGCCAGTTTCTGATTAAGTACTTGggaattccgattcattatcgaagACTTACAAACGCCGAATGAAAAATGGTGGAAGAGAGGTTACAAATTAGATTAATCAGCTGGAAAGGCAAGTTACTATCTCTGGGAGGAAGATAAGTTCTTATCAATTCAATGCTAAGTAATATCGTACTACATTTGATTTTTTCTTTCTTCCAagatcaagattcttctggcaagggtATAGTCAAAAAAAGAGAAGTATAGAATCATAAAATGGAGCGTGGTTTGCCTCCTGAAAGATCAAGGAGGTCTTGAATCCAAGACCTTAAGATCAAAAATAGGGCCCTACttggtaaatggttgtttaagctaTTAACCGAGGATGGAATCGGGCAAACCATTCTTAGGAGAAAGTACATTGATCAAAATGGATTGTCTTTATTTCCGATgaagattcttctggcaaggggactctcatttttgggctggtcttatggcaacAAAAAAATTCTTCTTCCAATATGGTTATTTTTCCATTAGGGATGGATCAAGATTAgattctgggaggataaatggctagGAAATTCCACGCTCCGAGAATAATATCCGGCATTGTACAACATAGTTCGACACAAGAGTGTTACGCTCGCAAAGGTGTTGGAAACTTCGCCACTGAATGTGTCGTTCAGAAGAAGTCTCACTGGACCTAGACAAGCATTATGGAATGACTTGTTACGGCGTCTGGATACGGACCAACTGACGCCGGGACCCATTGTATTTCGTTGGAATCTTACTGAGAAAAGCACTTTCTCGGTAGATTCCATGTATAATGCTTTAATTCAACCCGATGTTTCAGTTGATCATAATaagaaaatttagaaaataaaGATTTCAGTTAAAACTAAAGTGTTCGAATGGTATATTCGTAGAGGCCTAATTCTTACCAAAGATAACTTTGTAAAATGTAATTGGCAGGAAAGCAAAAAGTGTGTCTTCTATCATCATAATGAGACTAGTAAGCACTTATTTTTTCAATGCAAATTTGCAAGATCTATATGATCAGCCATCCAGAttggttctaccttatatccaccacGGAGCGTTGCgaatatatttggcaattggcttaatgGTGTAGATCCTAGGTTCAAgctacttattagggtgggagcgattgTCATTATAtgatcgctatggctatgtagaaatgacaagatttttaataataaaaatgcTTTTGTTATGCATGTCATCTACCGGTGTACAACTACGCTCCATTTGTTGTCACAACTACAGTGTGCGGAGCATCGCGACCTATTTATAGAGgtatctacacggttggaggacccAGCGAGATATatttttttcccaacatggataGCAGTTTGATTTGCGAATCGACCTTCCTTCATCTTAGACTCGTTTTGTTTTTGTAATAGCTGAGACCTACAGTTTTCATTTAGTTTTAACTCGTGGATTGTTGCGGCTGTGTGCATTCTAGTTATACGGAGTCTAAGACCTAGGTGTATTGCTTttttaaagtaataaagcatccattataaaaaaaaaacataacagTTCAACGAACAAGGCGGGAGACTACAGCCAGAGAAAATGATATCTAGCTTTCAACGGCAACCAAAAGAAACTTCCATCTTCATCTGATATAACGCAGAAGACAATTAGTGAGTAGCTAGGTCAGTAGGTGAACCTTCCTTTTCGAAGAGAAGGTGATATATCAACCACTTCCACGTGACCATGCCTCCAATGCTTCCTACATGGCTACATTGCTACTCAGATCGGATGCCCAAATTAAGGCGCAGACGGAAGAAGCAAAATGTCCTTCAGGCTTCTCCGGGCGCGTACCGCCGGGCAATGCCACTTCTTGCCGCTGCTCCTGCTGCATCTCGTCCCCGGCTTCCTGCTTCTGCTGTTCTTGCGACCGGCCTCGGCGTCTGCGCCGACGGTGGTCACGCACCTGCCAGGATACGATGGGCCTCTGCCCTTCAACCTCGAAACAGGGTAAGCGCGCAGGAGTGCAGCAGCCCACAGCTAAGCTTCGCTCGTCGCAAATGGCGGTGTGACTCACGAAGCCGTCATGCGATGCAGGTACGTGGGCGTGGAGGATGAGACTGGAACGGAGCTCTTCTACTACTTCGTCGAGTCGGAGAGGAGCCCCGGCACGGACCCTGTGATCCTGTGGCTGACGGGCGGGCCCCGCTGCTCCGTCATCATGGGCCTAGCCTTCGAGATCGGTTAGTCCTCTGCAGATATTTCCTGATACCTGATTCTCAAAAGAAATAATCTTGCTGCTGATATATACCCATGCGTCGTTGTCTTGGACCTAGGTCCTCTAAGGTTTGTGCGGGCACCGTATAGTGGTGGTTTGCCGGAGTTGGTCTATAACCCACATTCATGGACCAAGGTGAGACTGATGTGCTCATCCATGACGACCGAAACTATTCGTCGTGATCAAAGTTCCTTCTGGTTCAGTTTTGTGGTTTACTGACGACGATTCTCAGATGGCAAACATCCTCTTGTTGGACTCTCCAGTTGGCTCAGGTTTCTCGTATGCGCGTGATCCCAAGGGCTACGATGTCGGAGACTACTCATCTTCTCTACATGTCCAAAGATTTTTGAATAAGGTGACGAGAAGTCGAGAAGCATTGCTCATGTTCCTACCGTTTGAATGGAGAACACTGTGCGTTGATTTCTGGCCGATGTGTGGATGGTTATGCAGTGGTTCACGGATCATCCGCACTACCTTTCGAATCCTTTCTACCTTGCTGGAGATTCATATGCTGGAAAGGTGATTCCACTTATTGCACAAGACATTTCGGAAGGTATTAATTATCTCTTTGCAACACTATACATGTATCTATGCACATTTCAGAAAGTAGTATGACATGTTCTAAGGAAACTTGGAAAAAAATCTCTTGGCGAAGTTCAGATTGCAAGCAGAAACCCTTTAAATACCCTCCTCAACTGACATTTCAAACTCTTCAGACAAATTCAGTTTGTTTTTACAGAAAGTAAACTATTAGGTCAGATATGCAAACAGTTCAGGAGAAATCACTTTAGAAGTTGCTATCTCAAATTTTGACTAAAGTTTTAGACTATTTTTGCGAGTAATCTGAAACATTTAGGAGTTAGGGGCGCTATTTTAAATGGGTTTGCACATCAGAGTTGTAATATGAACTTCAGCAAGAGTAGAGGGCGGTAATTTGGACTTTTCTCTtgatttcactttgctccaggaaTTGAAATGGGGCAGCAGCCTATCATCAATCTCAAGGCAAGTTATTCTCTAGCTT contains:
- the LOC124704170 gene encoding serine carboxypeptidase-like 19 isoform X2, whose amino-acid sequence is MSFRLLRARTAGQCHFLPLLLLHLVPGFLLLLFLRPASASAPTVVTHLPGYDGPLPFNLETGYVGVEDETGTELFYYFVESERSPGTDPVILWLTGGPRCSVIMGLAFEIGPLRFVRAPYSGGLPELVYNPHSWTKMANILLLDSPVGSGFSYARDPKGYDVGDYSSSLHVQRFLNKWFTDHPHYLSNPFYLAGDSYAGKVIPLIAQDISEGIEMGQQPIINLKGYMVGNPITDPKFDDNFRIPSAHGFGIISDQIYETARESCKGDYINPSNKMCAEVLHTINNLISEISIEHILYDKCDVVAPNSVDDNSRRKFLLEGSIQISKPPSRPPVDCFTYGYYLAYFWMNNNLTKNALGIKEIYHKIREQYDICHGEGCWSYCSRVPARRMLCHGTKVVGQ